A stretch of the Aminipila terrae genome encodes the following:
- a CDS encoding methyl-accepting chemotaxis protein yields MNIFKKSILLKFLIGVIVPVTLCLCILLVSIFSLVKSQIETATSETLTANSKEASFQVQNFFTQYLKATETLSKDPDMEKFFKGLQKGTYILSGEGIDNVEKNIHNVANMDTKNILAAWVADVDSSQLTQTDGFTGKPDWDITKRPWYIAIKEKNGTILSQPYIDSSTGMLIVSAASPVYDSTTNEIIGVVGLDITLENLGKIMASYTLGDTGFFIFLAEDGSVVYDKNSDNIMKNVKEIGLSGQVSAAFEKHQEGYMKYTKDGEQVYGYLSMIGNTGWTVLSSLPEKEFYQDYNVLMKVSLGIFVAALILLSLIIIFISKGIVKPLKRLAVNAHQIADGNLDVKVDRKSIDETGQVAEGLDNTVVRLREYIKYIDEISYILGEMASGNLTFELTQEYAGEFSKIKVALLNIQKTFIQTFSEISVSADQVATGSEQLAQGAQQLSQGSIQQASSVEELSATIMEISEGIKKSAQNAGEARSISAESEVEVDHGNQQMSKMITAMEEIRSASNQISNIIKAIDDIAFQTNILALNAAVEAARAGEAGKGFAVVADEVRNLAAKSGNAAKDTTSLIETAIAAVENGTKIVADTASSLEKIVVNTKQSATVIDEISDASNQQAEFMNQVTVGVDQISTVVQTNSATAEETAAASEELSSQANLLKELIAKFKTK; encoded by the coding sequence ATGAATATTTTCAAAAAAAGTATATTACTAAAATTTTTAATAGGAGTTATAGTACCCGTCACACTTTGTTTATGTATTTTGCTAGTTTCAATTTTCTCATTGGTTAAATCACAAATAGAAACGGCAACATCAGAAACACTCACAGCTAATTCCAAGGAAGCATCATTCCAGGTACAAAATTTCTTTACACAGTATCTGAAGGCTACAGAAACCTTATCTAAGGATCCTGATATGGAGAAGTTTTTTAAGGGATTACAAAAAGGCACCTATATATTGTCAGGAGAAGGGATTGACAATGTAGAGAAAAATATTCACAATGTTGCCAACATGGATACCAAGAATATTCTGGCAGCCTGGGTTGCAGACGTTGACTCCAGTCAGTTAACACAGACCGATGGATTTACCGGTAAGCCGGACTGGGATATTACCAAGAGACCTTGGTACATAGCCATTAAAGAAAAGAACGGAACCATTCTTTCACAACCATATATTGACTCAAGTACGGGTATGTTAATTGTTTCCGCAGCATCTCCAGTTTACGACAGTACCACAAATGAGATCATTGGTGTAGTTGGTTTAGACATAACACTAGAGAATCTTGGAAAAATTATGGCAAGTTATACTTTAGGAGATACAGGATTCTTTATATTCCTGGCAGAGGATGGATCAGTAGTTTACGATAAAAATTCTGATAACATAATGAAAAATGTAAAAGAAATAGGCTTATCCGGTCAAGTATCTGCTGCTTTTGAAAAGCACCAGGAAGGCTATATGAAATATACAAAAGATGGTGAGCAGGTTTATGGATACTTAAGCATGATAGGCAATACTGGATGGACCGTATTGTCTTCCCTGCCAGAGAAAGAATTTTATCAGGATTATAACGTGTTAATGAAAGTAAGTCTGGGAATCTTTGTAGCAGCCCTGATTCTTCTGTCTCTGATAATCATTTTCATTTCAAAGGGGATTGTTAAACCGCTTAAGCGTCTGGCTGTCAATGCACATCAGATTGCAGACGGCAATTTAGATGTAAAAGTAGATAGAAAGTCTATTGATGAAACGGGACAGGTAGCAGAAGGCTTAGATAATACTGTTGTGAGACTGAGAGAATACATAAAATATATTGATGAAATATCATATATTCTGGGAGAGATGGCATCAGGAAATCTAACATTTGAATTAACCCAGGAATATGCAGGGGAATTCTCCAAAATAAAAGTAGCTCTGCTAAATATTCAGAAAACATTTATCCAGACTTTCTCAGAAATATCAGTTTCAGCTGATCAGGTTGCTACTGGCTCTGAACAGCTGGCACAAGGTGCTCAACAGCTGTCACAGGGTTCCATACAGCAGGCAAGTTCGGTTGAAGAATTATCTGCTACAATTATGGAAATATCTGAAGGAATTAAGAAGAGTGCCCAAAATGCAGGAGAAGCAAGAAGCATTTCAGCAGAATCAGAAGTGGAAGTTGACCATGGAAACCAGCAAATGAGCAAAATGATAACGGCCATGGAAGAAATCAGGAGTGCATCCAATCAGATTAGTAATATCATAAAGGCAATAGACGATATCGCTTTCCAGACCAATATTCTTGCTTTAAATGCAGCAGTAGAAGCTGCAAGGGCAGGAGAAGCCGGAAAAGGTTTCGCTGTTGTAGCAGATGAGGTAAGAAACCTGGCAGCTAAGAGTGGAAATGCAGCAAAAGATACCACATCACTAATTGAAACTGCTATTGCAGCAGTGGAAAACGGAACCAAAATAGTTGCGGATACGGCTTCTTCACTAGAAAAAATCGTAGTCAATACAAAGCAGTCGGCAACAGTAATAGACGAGATATCAGATGCAAGTAATCAGCAGGCAGAGTTTATGAATCAGGTAACCGTAGGTGTAGATCAGATTTCCACAGTTGTACAGACAAACTCAGCTACGGCAGAAGAAACTGCAGCAGCCAGTGAAGAACTCTCCAGTCAGGCTAATCTGCTGAAAGAATTAATCGCAAAGTTTAAGACTAAGTAG
- the modA gene encoding molybdate ABC transporter substrate-binding protein → MSNFKIKLYLTILIIISMAFSGCYGNTQKAQGVTVNVSAAASLTDALNEIATEYGKKSEDKILYNFAGSGALKSQIEEGAPCDLFISAAKDHMDELQEQDLIDKNTRIDLLGNTLTLIASKEGKDIVSLDSLVSSQVKSIAIGTPESVPAGQYAQQTFEALGITNQVSSKLIMGKDVKSVLDYVETGNVQCGFVYKTDAMLLKSGSIIADVPEDYHKPIVYPMAILKDTKNKKQVDRFYDFLQSDVAKSIFKKYGFTVL, encoded by the coding sequence ATGAGTAATTTTAAAATAAAACTATATTTAACCATATTGATAATTATTTCCATGGCTTTTTCAGGGTGTTATGGTAATACACAAAAAGCGCAGGGGGTAACTGTAAATGTATCCGCTGCAGCCAGTTTAACGGATGCGTTAAATGAAATTGCCACAGAGTATGGAAAGAAGTCAGAAGATAAAATACTGTATAATTTTGCCGGTTCAGGTGCCTTAAAATCCCAGATTGAAGAAGGAGCGCCCTGTGATTTGTTTATATCTGCAGCTAAAGATCACATGGATGAATTACAAGAACAGGATTTGATAGATAAAAATACAAGAATTGATCTTCTAGGAAATACCCTTACTTTAATTGCATCAAAAGAAGGCAAAGACATAGTATCTTTGGATTCCCTTGTGAGCAGTCAGGTAAAAAGCATTGCCATTGGTACCCCTGAATCCGTTCCGGCAGGCCAATATGCACAACAGACTTTTGAAGCTTTGGGGATAACCAATCAGGTAAGTTCAAAATTAATTATGGGGAAAGATGTAAAAAGTGTATTGGACTACGTTGAAACTGGGAATGTTCAATGTGGGTTTGTTTATAAGACGGATGCAATGTTATTAAAAAGTGGTTCCATAATTGCAGATGTGCCGGAAGATTATCATAAACCTATTGTTTATCCCATGGCCATTCTAAAAGACACAAAGAATAAAAAACAAGTGGACAGGTTTTATGATTTTCTTCAATCAGATGTGGCTAAAAGTATATTTAAAAAATATGGTTTTACAGTGTTATAA
- a CDS encoding methyl-accepting chemotaxis protein, whose amino-acid sequence MNIAKRSILFKFLVGVIIPVTLCLCILLVSIFSLVKSNVETSTAENLSANSKQASYQVENFFTEYLKLVQTFSVDPQLQPIFKNVTWGSVTPSENYTQLINTLVNLKAMDPENIFWAWVVDFDSGQAVQDDGLITSTTRDITARPWYVLLQEKKAPILTQPYKDDASGKLVVTAAAPVYDSVTKEMIGAVGIDIALDNLEKIMASYTLGDTGFFIFLSADGSVIYDKNTDNIMKNVKEIGLSDQVFEAFQKHKEGYMKYTKDGEQVYGYMSLIGNTGWTVLSSLPEKEFYQDYKVLMKVSLGIFAAALVFLSLIIVIISRGIVKPLKRLAVNAHQIADGDLDVKVDRKTMDETGQVAEGLDKTVVRLREYIKYIDEISYILGEMASGNLTFELTQEYAGEFSKIKTALLNIQKTFIKTFSEIAVSADQVATGSEQLAQGAQQLSQGSMQQASSVQELSATIMEISEGIKKSAQNAGEARRISTESELEVDHGNQQMTRMVMAMEEIRSASNQISNIIKAIDDIAFQTNILALNAAVEAARAGEAGKGFAVVADEVRNLAAKSGNAAKDTTALIETAISAVENGTKIVTDTASSLEKIVANTKESAAVIDEISDASDRQAAFMGQVTVGVDQISTVVQTNSATAEETAAASEELSSQANLLKELIVKFKTK is encoded by the coding sequence ATGAATATTGCAAAAAGAAGTATATTATTCAAATTTTTAGTTGGAGTTATTATTCCGGTAACCCTTTGTTTATGTATTTTGCTGGTCAGCATTTTTTCTTTGGTGAAATCAAACGTAGAAACCTCAACAGCTGAAAATCTTTCTGCTAATTCAAAACAAGCTTCGTATCAGGTTGAGAACTTCTTTACAGAATATTTAAAACTGGTACAGACATTTTCTGTCGATCCTCAACTGCAGCCAATTTTTAAAAATGTAACGTGGGGAAGCGTAACCCCAAGTGAAAATTATACTCAATTAATAAATACTTTAGTTAATCTCAAAGCAATGGATCCAGAAAATATTTTCTGGGCCTGGGTGGTAGATTTTGATTCTGGCCAGGCTGTTCAGGATGATGGGTTAATCACCAGTACCACTAGGGATATAACCGCAAGGCCATGGTATGTATTGTTACAGGAAAAAAAAGCACCTATTCTGACCCAGCCGTATAAGGATGATGCTTCTGGTAAATTAGTAGTAACTGCTGCAGCGCCTGTATATGATAGTGTTACTAAAGAAATGATAGGGGCAGTAGGTATAGATATTGCTTTAGACAATCTGGAAAAGATTATGGCAAGTTATACCTTAGGAGATACAGGATTCTTTATCTTTTTATCAGCTGATGGCTCCGTAATCTATGATAAAAATACAGATAACATAATGAAAAATGTAAAAGAAATAGGCCTATCCGATCAAGTATTTGAAGCTTTTCAAAAGCATAAGGAAGGCTATATGAAGTACACAAAAGATGGAGAACAGGTTTATGGATATATGAGTCTGATTGGTAATACTGGATGGACTGTACTATCTTCTTTACCTGAAAAAGAGTTCTATCAGGATTACAAGGTATTAATGAAAGTAAGTCTGGGAATCTTTGCAGCAGCCTTGGTTTTCCTGTCATTGATAATAGTTATCATTTCAAGGGGAATTGTAAAACCTCTTAAACGGCTGGCTGTCAATGCACATCAGATTGCAGATGGAGATTTGGACGTAAAGGTAGATAGAAAGACTATGGATGAAACCGGGCAGGTGGCTGAAGGATTAGATAAAACTGTTGTGAGACTGAGGGAATACATAAAATATATTGATGAAATATCATATATTCTGGGAGAAATGGCTTCTGGAAATCTAACTTTTGAGTTAACTCAGGAATATGCAGGGGAATTCTCCAAAATAAAAACAGCCCTGCTAAATATTCAAAAAACATTTATTAAGACTTTTTCGGAAATTGCAGTTTCGGCTGACCAGGTTGCTACTGGTTCTGAGCAGTTAGCACAGGGAGCGCAGCAACTGTCCCAGGGTTCTATGCAACAGGCCAGTTCTGTTCAGGAATTGTCTGCCACAATCATGGAAATTTCAGAGGGTATTAAAAAGAGTGCACAAAATGCAGGAGAAGCAAGAAGAATTTCCACAGAATCAGAATTGGAAGTTGACCATGGAAATCAGCAAATGACCAGAATGGTAATGGCTATGGAGGAAATCAGAAGCGCATCAAATCAGATCAGCAATATCATAAAGGCGATTGATGATATCGCTTTCCAAACCAATATTCTTGCTTTAAATGCTGCAGTAGAAGCCGCACGGGCAGGAGAAGCCGGAAAGGGTTTTGCTGTTGTGGCAGATGAGGTACGAAATTTGGCAGCCAAGAGTGGAAATGCAGCAAAGGACACTACAGCACTAATTGAAACGGCCATTTCTGCAGTGGAAAATGGAACAAAGATCGTTACAGACACTGCTTCCTCATTAGAAAAAATCGTAGCAAACACAAAAGAGTCAGCCGCAGTAATAGACGAGATATCAGACGCAAGTGACAGACAGGCTGCATTCATGGGCCAGGTGACGGTTGGCGTAGATCAGATTTCTACAGTTGTACAAACAAACTCAGCTACTGCAGAAGAAACCGCAGCGGCCAGTGAAGAACTCTCCAGCCAGGCAAATTTGTTAAAAGAATTAATTGTAAAATTTAAGACAAAGTAA
- a CDS encoding GTP pyrophosphokinase — MNASILSQNFDNEPSADLKNVLTAYAKINKNYTAAIREVKTKLEILDDDFQLLHKHNPIHHMESRVKSPESIYEKLIRRGYDLDINKISKQLFDIAGIRVICHYVDDIYIVAELLKKQDDLTVIKEVDYIKNPKSNGYRSLHLVVGVPVFFVNRVERIPVEVQIRTMAMDFWASLEHQLRYKAEGEIPKFIAEELKECSENIANSDLQMQKIHSFLDDLDKFSPK, encoded by the coding sequence ATGAATGCCAGTATATTATCACAAAATTTTGATAATGAGCCATCCGCTGATTTAAAAAATGTTTTAACAGCATATGCTAAAATAAATAAAAACTACACTGCTGCTATACGCGAAGTAAAAACTAAGCTCGAAATTCTTGATGATGATTTTCAATTACTACATAAGCATAATCCTATTCATCACATGGAAAGTCGGGTAAAATCCCCGGAAAGTATATATGAGAAGCTCATACGAAGAGGATATGACTTAGATATAAATAAAATTTCAAAGCAACTTTTTGACATAGCGGGAATACGTGTTATCTGCCATTATGTTGATGACATATATATAGTCGCTGAGCTTTTAAAAAAACAGGATGATTTAACGGTTATCAAAGAAGTAGATTATATTAAAAACCCAAAATCTAATGGGTATAGAAGTCTCCATTTAGTTGTAGGGGTACCCGTTTTCTTCGTAAACCGGGTAGAAAGAATACCTGTTGAAGTGCAAATAAGAACAATGGCAATGGATTTCTGGGCCAGTCTGGAACACCAGCTAAGATACAAAGCGGAAGGTGAGATTCCTAAGTTTATTGCTGAAGAACTCAAAGAATGCTCTGAGAATATAGCAAACTCAGATTTACAGATGCAGAAAATTCATAGCTTTTTAGACGACCTGGACAAATTCAGTCCGAAATAA
- a CDS encoding XdhC family protein, which produces MKTSGIELAKELIENGEDFVIAKVVDTKGSAPRKKGAWLLMRKDGSSVGTVGGGVLEAETEKMALKVFKDKNPFMHHFILTPGEEGSLDMRCGGNVDICFEYIDDKNAEQFLRDFRMKSTAYIFGAGHVGMAVEPVLRYVGFNTVVIDDRKEFANIERFPGAERILISDYRNVFSQINTDKDSYIVIVTRGHAGDYEVLKQSLSVECEYIGMIGSRKKIAYTFELLKKEGVPQEKLLKVHSPIGLNIQAETPEEIAISITAEMIKVRALAEEE; this is translated from the coding sequence ATGAAAACAAGTGGAATAGAACTGGCTAAAGAACTGATTGAAAATGGGGAAGATTTTGTTATTGCCAAAGTAGTTGATACAAAGGGTTCTGCACCCAGAAAAAAAGGAGCATGGCTCCTCATGAGAAAAGATGGCAGCTCTGTGGGAACCGTTGGAGGTGGAGTACTGGAAGCAGAAACGGAGAAGATGGCGTTAAAGGTTTTTAAGGACAAAAATCCCTTTATGCATCACTTTATATTAACTCCGGGAGAAGAGGGCAGTCTGGACATGCGATGCGGCGGAAATGTGGATATTTGTTTTGAATATATAGATGACAAAAATGCAGAACAGTTTCTAAGGGATTTCAGAATGAAAAGCACAGCCTATATCTTTGGGGCAGGACACGTAGGAATGGCAGTGGAGCCTGTACTTCGGTATGTTGGTTTTAATACCGTTGTTATTGATGACAGAAAAGAGTTTGCCAATATTGAAAGATTCCCTGGAGCCGAAAGAATATTAATAAGTGATTATAGAAATGTTTTTTCACAGATTAACACGGATAAAGACAGCTATATCGTTATTGTTACAAGAGGTCATGCCGGAGACTATGAAGTACTGAAACAGAGTCTCTCAGTGGAGTGTGAATATATTGGAATGATAGGGAGCCGGAAAAAAATAGCGTATACCTTTGAACTCCTTAAAAAAGAAGGAGTTCCTCAGGAAAAGTTATTAAAAGTACATTCTCCCATAGGCCTTAACATTCAGGCCGAAACCCCGGAAGAAATTGCTATAAGTATTACGGCGGAGATGATAAAAGTCCGAGCCCTTGCAGAGGAAGAATAA
- a CDS encoding YitT family protein yields MNWKFKKVSASLPVKRHFLVIIGSFIVGAGVQLFYVPGNILGGGITAISIMMHILTGSNVAITTFLLNIPILALGYFMVNRQFMLYSTLGMIGMTGFMRLLEQVPIPSQSLFTCIVCGGLLVGSGGGIMLKCNGSGAGTDVICRIINKYTSFQIGTMSLSINAVLVMLAACFLGLDIAIATITTLYITTRVVNYILDGMNYKRMVLIVTDKGEDIAQALSAEFSRGATISHVTGAYLGKEKSQVMCTINIHETPRLKKIVLELDSQAFITMFESTAVIGSSFKSKLHTLKKQG; encoded by the coding sequence ATCAACTGGAAATTTAAAAAAGTCTCAGCCAGCCTACCGGTTAAAAGACATTTTTTAGTTATTATCGGAAGTTTTATTGTTGGTGCAGGGGTTCAGCTTTTCTACGTTCCCGGTAACATTTTAGGTGGAGGTATCACCGCTATTTCCATTATGATGCATATATTAACGGGTAGTAACGTGGCTATAACCACCTTTCTTCTGAATATTCCTATACTAGCTTTGGGCTACTTTATGGTAAACAGGCAGTTTATGCTGTACAGCACTTTGGGAATGATCGGTATGACAGGTTTTATGCGACTTCTGGAACAGGTTCCCATACCATCTCAATCTCTTTTTACCTGTATCGTCTGTGGAGGTCTTCTTGTTGGCTCCGGTGGAGGTATCATGCTGAAATGTAATGGTTCAGGTGCAGGAACAGATGTAATATGCAGAATTATAAACAAATATACTTCTTTTCAGATTGGTACTATGTCGCTTTCTATTAATGCAGTTCTAGTTATGCTTGCTGCTTGTTTTCTTGGTCTGGATATTGCAATCGCCACAATTACAACATTATACATTACAACCCGGGTGGTGAATTACATACTGGATGGAATGAATTATAAAAGAATGGTTCTAATCGTTACAGATAAAGGAGAAGATATTGCACAGGCCTTATCTGCAGAATTTAGCCGTGGTGCTACCATCTCTCATGTTACGGGTGCCTATTTAGGAAAAGAAAAATCTCAGGTTATGTGTACCATAAATATACACGAAACACCGCGGTTGAAAAAGATTGTCCTTGAACTGGATTCACAAGCTTTTATCACTATGTTTGAAAGCACTGCGGTGATTGGAAGTTCCTTTAAAAGTAAACTTCACACACTAAAAAAACAGGGATAA
- the modB gene encoding molybdate ABC transporter permease subunit, with protein MILQPIFLTLKVAALATLVTLILGTVCAYIMVRKNIRGKNIWETILILPMVLPPSILGYILLILLGRRGPVGGFLLEHFNLQIIFTWVACVIASSIVSLPLMYQSIKTGLLGVDSIYEDAARDLGANRWQVFWKVTFPLAMPGLISGIVLSFARSMGEFGATLMVAGNIPGKTQTISTAIYFAVDGGKDYLANMLVLIMTLLSFILVFGLNFWIKKEIYK; from the coding sequence ATGATATTACAGCCTATATTTCTTACGTTAAAAGTTGCGGCTTTGGCAACTCTAGTTACTTTAATTCTGGGTACTGTCTGTGCTTATATTATGGTCAGAAAAAATATCAGAGGGAAAAATATCTGGGAGACCATACTAATATTACCCATGGTTCTGCCACCTTCCATACTGGGATATATCCTGCTGATTTTACTGGGACGGCGAGGCCCTGTGGGAGGCTTTTTACTTGAACATTTCAATCTTCAGATTATATTTACCTGGGTTGCCTGCGTTATAGCTTCCAGTATAGTATCTTTGCCCCTGATGTATCAAAGTATAAAAACTGGATTGCTTGGGGTTGATTCAATTTATGAAGATGCTGCAAGAGATCTGGGAGCCAACAGATGGCAGGTATTCTGGAAAGTTACATTCCCCCTGGCTATGCCGGGGCTGATAAGCGGAATTGTTTTAAGTTTTGCCAGAAGTATGGGAGAATTCGGAGCCACTCTCATGGTTGCAGGTAATATTCCTGGAAAGACTCAGACTATATCGACAGCCATTTATTTTGCCGTTGATGGAGGAAAAGACTATTTAGCTAATATGTTGGTACTCATCATGACATTACTGAGCTTTATATTGGTATTTGGCTTAAACTTCTGGATTAAAAAGGAGATTTATAAATGA
- a CDS encoding molybdopterin-binding protein — translation MKEINVEKAVGTVLVHDMTQIIPGEYKGPRFKKGHVVTEEDIPVLLSMGKKSLYVIEKDDKDVHENDAALRIAKAASGQGITMSQPSEGKIELFAEYDGLLKIDTEQLSELLEQDEIMLASIHGNRMVKAGDKLAGTRVIPLFVAEDVVKQAETVCSKRKIIEVKKLSSLKIGIVTTGSEVYSGTIQDKFGPVLFKKFEALGSIVVKQMFSDDNSQMISECIKELLKEGAEIVCVTGGMSVDPDDKTPAGIREAGGQIITYGAPVLPGAMFMLAYIGEIPVVGLPGCVMYSRVSIFDLIIPRLLAGEKITRKDIKVLAQGACV, via the coding sequence ATGAAAGAAATAAATGTAGAAAAAGCAGTGGGAACTGTTCTTGTTCATGATATGACCCAGATTATTCCCGGTGAATATAAAGGCCCCAGATTTAAAAAAGGACATGTTGTCACGGAAGAGGATATACCAGTACTTTTATCCATGGGAAAGAAGAGCCTTTATGTGATTGAAAAAGATGATAAGGATGTGCATGAAAATGATGCGGCATTAAGAATTGCAAAGGCTGCTTCTGGACAGGGCATTACCATGTCACAACCTTCAGAAGGAAAAATTGAATTGTTTGCAGAATACGACGGATTGTTGAAAATAGACACCGAGCAGTTATCTGAACTCCTGGAACAGGATGAGATAATGCTTGCCAGTATCCATGGAAACAGAATGGTCAAGGCAGGAGATAAACTGGCAGGGACCCGGGTAATCCCTCTTTTTGTAGCCGAGGATGTGGTTAAACAGGCAGAGACAGTCTGCAGCAAAAGAAAAATAATTGAGGTTAAAAAACTTAGCAGCTTAAAAATAGGGATTGTGACTACTGGCAGTGAAGTCTATTCAGGGACTATCCAGGATAAATTTGGTCCTGTACTTTTTAAAAAGTTTGAAGCCCTGGGAAGTATTGTTGTAAAGCAGATGTTTTCTGATGATAACTCTCAAATGATTTCGGAGTGTATAAAGGAACTTTTGAAGGAGGGCGCAGAAATTGTATGCGTAACTGGAGGGATGTCTGTTGATCCTGATGATAAAACACCTGCTGGAATCAGAGAAGCGGGAGGCCAGATTATAACATATGGGGCACCGGTTTTGCCAGGAGCCATGTTTATGCTGGCTTATATCGGTGAGATACCTGTAGTTGGTTTACCCGGTTGTGTCATGTACAGCAGAGTCAGCATATTTGATTTGATTATTCCAAGACTTCTGGCAGGGGAGAAGATTACTAGAAAGGATATAAAGGTGCTGGCTCAGGGGGCTTGTGTTTAA
- a CDS encoding ArsR/SmtB family transcription factor, which yields MNNQEEKKCKCLECPLHIELPHNHGSKTADFIASKPEPVIFEQTASTFQMISDSTRLKILWLLCHSEDCVVNIAAAIEMSSPAVSHHLRLLKQSGLIISRRVGKETYYTLADTEEAALVHDIVDRTFNIKCR from the coding sequence ATGAATAATCAGGAAGAAAAAAAATGCAAATGTCTGGAATGCCCATTACATATTGAACTGCCTCATAATCATGGAAGCAAAACAGCAGATTTCATAGCTAGCAAGCCTGAACCAGTTATATTTGAACAAACAGCCAGTACTTTTCAGATGATAAGTGACAGTACCAGGTTAAAAATATTATGGCTGCTTTGCCATAGCGAGGATTGTGTGGTAAATATTGCAGCAGCAATTGAAATGAGTTCTCCTGCGGTCTCTCATCACTTGCGCTTACTAAAACAGTCAGGACTGATAATCAGCAGAAGAGTTGGGAAAGAAACTTATTATACATTGGCTGATACGGAAGAAGCAGCTTTGGTTCACGATATAGTAGACAGGACATTTAATATAAAGTGCAGATAA